The Chryseobacterium sp. JV274 sequence GCTGTAACTACCCCATTCATTAAAATTCAATTCTTCTTTTCCTTTTTTAATATGTTTTTCAAGATAATAACTTAAAGGCTGTATATAGGAATAAAACGGATAATGAGTAGAATTGCTATGACAATCATAACAGGAATTTGTAAGAACAGATTGCACATTCTCAGGAAGTTTGTACACCTTTGAAATATCTGTTGAAGGAACCTGCCCGTAATCAATATTACGGGCAGACTGAATGATCTGAATAAGTAAAAAAATTAGAACAAACCCTAACAATATGTTTTTTATGTGCCGGTTCATCACTTTTTACAATTTTAAAATACTTTTTTTATAGATCCACAGTTGATCATTTTTTGCCCTTCATACGGATTGATGATCTCTTCCGACTCACTGATCCAGGTTCCTCCTTTTCCATTATTGTACATTGGACAAAAGTCCTGGTATAATTTTAATCCGTCGGTTCCTTTTTCTTTGATTAAATCGGCAATATCATTACTCAGGGACAGCAGATGTTCTCTCTGATGGGCTATATCGTCAGATTTTTCACCTATATGTTCTGCATTCTCTGCTGCACTTTCCAAAATATCTTTTACTTCAGAATTTAGCTTACTTCCATCCTGTTTTTTTAAGATAGAATACAGTTTTTTAGCTTCTAATGAGGCTGTTTTAGAATCATCCTTTGTTAAAGCATTTTTTAAAGGCAGATACCCCTCCACAATTTGCTTTATTGAAAATACTGAAGAAACTGTTGATTTTTTTATATCTTTTTCAGAATCATTCTCTGTTTTTAGTGGTACAGCTTCTACAGACTGCTCTTCCTGCGTTTTAAGATAAGTTTCTGCTGCCTTTTTTGAGGAACTGTTTTTATTACACGAGTATAAAAGAACTCCTACTAAAAGAACGGTTAATATGTTTTTCATTTTTTTTTAATTAATTTTATAAAATTCTATTGTGTATCAGTAGGTTAAAGTAACACCTGCACCCCAGCCCATTTCATTATCATAGTTTCCGGAAACGGATAACCATTTTTGAAGAATATATCTCATTCCTGTTGAGAATTCCCCATCAGAATTGACACTGAAATTTCCTCTCAGTCTTCTGGAAAGTGGAATATCCTCACGGCTCAGCTCCAATAATACTTTTCCGTTTTGGTCCACACTTGCATCAGCGGTAATCAACATGGGAAGTACATACTGCATACCTATCATGAATGCAAATTTGTTTTTGGAAGCTTTCTGCTGTCCGAACCAGGTTTTTTTACCATGAAAATCCATACCCATATCCTCTGTCATCTGTCTTTCCATGATCTCATGATTTTTTTGAACTCTGACTCCTGCATAAGGAAGCGCCCATTGGAATTTTCCTAAGAAGCGTCCTACTTTTGCACTTCCTTCAAAATGATCAAAATTCCAGTTGGAATGAAACTCGTTAAGGTTTGCCCATCTCGGTCCGAACATTGTCATTGTTTCTGCATGAATTTTATTGCTTGCTATATCCAGCATCGCCATAGAACTGGTCATTGTATTATCCTGTATAAAATTTTTCCAGGCTAATTTTCTGTTCGGAAGCTGTGGATTCGGTTTTGAATTTTCATAACTGAAAACTCTTCCCATTCCTGCCATCATATGATATAAAATATGACAGTGGAAAAACCAGTCTCCATCCTGATTGGCAGCAAACTCTATTGTTACGGTTTCCATCGGCATGATATCTACCACATTTTTCAATGGAGAATACTCTCCTTTTGAATTGATTAATCTGAAATCATGCCCGTGAAGGTGCATCGGGTGGCGCATCATAGAATTATTATACATTTTAATTCTAAGAATTTCTCCCTTTTTTATCAGTATTTTATCTGTTTCTGTAACAGTTTTGTTGTCCAGCGTCCACAGATAATGGTTCATATTTCCTTCCAGTGTAAATTTCATTTCACGAATGGTATCCGTAGGAAGAATAGTTTTTTCAGGAGATTTTAAAATATTGTAAGACAATCTCTTGATTGTTTTTTCTTCCTTCATCTCCATTTCTGAGTGTTGAGAGTGATCTTCTTTTTTATCTTCCTTTGTCTTCATTCCCATCATCTCATTGATATGTTTCGCTGTAGTTTTTCTTTGATTTTCAGATAATTCCGGGTACATCACTTCATTCATATCCATCATCTGATTTCCCATCGTCATATTCATCGGTTTCATATTTCCGCTCATCTCCATCATTCCGTTCATCATTTTCATTCCTTCAAAAAGCATCAGCCTTGGAAGATTGGGTGCTTCAATTTTTTCACCTGAACCCAGCCAAAGGGAAGCATGTCCTATTCTATCTTCAGAAGTCGCTCTGAATTCAAAGCTTTTATTCTCAGGAATGGTAACTTCAATGTCATACGTTTCGGAAACCCCAACAATCAGACGGTCAACTTCTACCGGGACAACATCATTTCCGTCATTTCCAACTACTTTTATCTTTCCTCCACCATAATTCAGCCAGAAATAGGTGGATGAACCTCCATTGGCGACTCTCAATCTTACTTTATCACCAGCTTTTAGATTAGAATAATCAGAACTGGGAGTACCATTAATCAGAAATTTATCATAATAGACATCACTTACATCCATGGCTTCCATTCTTTTCCATTCATTCAATGCTTTTGTCCCGAAGTTTCCGGACTTGATGGCTTCCCAATAACTCTGTACTGCATTTTTCTTTACCGCATACCAGTCTGTATTGGCCATATGAAGTCGTCTTGCAATCTGCATGGGATCATCATCACTCCAATCGCCCAGCAAAACAGGAATTTCCGCATTGTATTCTGTTTTAGGCTCACCTTCTCTTTTATTGAAAACCAGTATTCCATTCATTCCTATCTGCTCCTGAAGGGCTTCATGGGAATGATACCAATACGTTCCGTTTTGGGAAACTCTGAATTTGTATAAGTGGGTTTCTCCCGGTGTCACAGGTTTTGTAGTAAGATAGGGAACTCCATCATGCTCATTGGGCAGAATTACTCCATGCCAGTGCAATCCTGTATTTTCTTTAAGCATATTGTGCAGGTAAATCTCGGCAGTATCTCCTTCTGTGAAATATAAAGTAGGAGCCTGAAGTTTCCCGTTGATCGCAATAGCTCTCCTGCTTTTTCCAGTGAAATTGACAATGGTATCTTTTACATACAGATCATAACGAACTGTTTTCCCACCAAAAGTAATTCTTCCGTTTTCAGAATTACGTTTTAAAATAGATTTCTCCTCTTTCGGATTTTCTGCCTGTACATGAGAATGATCTTCCTTTTCAACCAGATCCATCCCACATTTAGGACATTTTCCCGGCTTATCGGAAACTACTTCAGGATGCATCGGACAGGTATAAGTAGTTTGAGCTTGAGTTAAAACCTGGGTTTTAGCTGGTGATAGAGCTTTTTTCTCTGGCTGAACAGAAGGCTTTATTACTTTTGCTTTCTCAGCCTTATTGGTTTCCTTTGTTTTACTTGCCTTTTTAAGGTCTCCATTTCTCTCAACTTTTACCTTATTTATTTTTGTTTCTGCAGGCTTTGTCTTCGTTTCTGTTTTAAGTATAGGTTTCGCATAAGGCTTTACAACGACCGTCTTTTTAACCAGAGTCATTCCGCATTTCGGGCAGTCTCCAGGTTTTGAGGACACCACTTCAGGGTGCATCGGACAGGTATAATATGTTTTTGTAGTTTGTGCGAAAGTAAAAACAGAGAATAAAAGCACCAGAAACATTATCAGTTTTTTCATAATATTTCAAAGTTTTAGAAGCCGTACAACTTAAAGTTAATTATAACTTAAGATATACAACTTATTATTTTAAAGAATAATAGACTAATTATTTAATCTCTGACTTTACACTTCCGCATGAAAGCATAGACTTCCCGTAGTATGGATTAAGGATCTGTTTTTCGTCGCTCAGCCAGCTTCCGTCAGCCATTGGGCAATATTGTACATAGACTGGTTTTTCAGAAAGTTTGAACTGCTTGGTCAAAGCGATCATATTATCTGAAAGATTGAAAAAAGTTTCTCTTTGGGCAGCAACGTTTCTTGCTTCAGAAATAGCAGATGCATCTTTTCTCAGAACATTCAGGTTACCTTCTGAAACCATTTTATAATCAATGGTTGAAGCTGTTTTAATGAATTCTGTTGCGGCTTTTGATGTTTTGTCAGCATCATCTGAAGCTAACGCTGATTTGATTGCGATATAGTTCTGATACAGCTTAGAAACCTGAGCATCCTTTTTAGATTGTGCTGATAATGAAATGATTGAGAATAAAGATAAGGCTGCTGTGATGATATATTTTTTCATTGTTTTAAATTTTAGAATTAATTTTTAATAAAGAATAATGGTGACGCATCAGAAATATGCGTCAGAACATGTCGCCAGTAGCTGTATACGGTAATGATACAGAAAACGACAGACGGATTCTAAATTCTAAAATTACAATGATTGATGTAGATAGGAACCGGCCGGTATTCTGGTGGTCCATTAATCTGAATTTGAGTATACTTGGTTACTGAAAAAGACTTGTCAACAACAGCAAACTGATGTTTCACCGGGACTTCTGAAATTGAACTTAAAAAATCGATGTTCAGAAGATCAGACTTCTGGGAATCATCTACTTTTACTACTTTGATCTCTGTTTTGCAGCATCCTTTTTTGTCTTTAACACCGCATTTAGCACAGATACCATCAGTTTTCTGGCTTACAGAAACAAATTCCTTCATGCAATAATGAATGCTAAAAGCTGCTCCGGAAGAAAATCCGAAGTAGAAAATAGAAAACAATATGGCAAGAATCTTTTTCATTGATAAGACAAAATTAAAAATATCTTTGAGACCATTGTTATAAAATTTGGTAATGTTGTTATAAAATTCGGGCAAAATAAAAAGCTTCCGAATTTTTCCGAAAGCTTTTATTTATTTTTTGAGAGATTAAAGTCAACCTCAACCTCTAATTTTTACAGTTTGAACTCCAGTTTCACATTGAAGAAACGTCCTGTAAGACGTACCGGAACCGGATACATATAATTGCTGTTATAATCGGTGATCCATTGGTTCGCTACCGTGTTGTTGATGTTGAATGCGTTGAAAACCTGAACTCCTAATGTCAGTTCTTCAAAATTACCCCAGAAACCAGATCTCTTATTCTTTTCTTTCGGATCGATAAATACTTTTGTCAATCCTAAGTCTACTCTTTTATAGGCAGGAAGAGTCTGCTGATAATTATAAGCAGAACCAAAATCCGGCTGCCCGTTACTGTTGAATAGTACAGGAGCTCCTGTAGGCAATCCCATAGCATAGACCAAAGTAAGATTCACGCGCATAGACGGAAAGCTTGGCATATAATCCTGATAGAACATGGCAAATC is a genomic window containing:
- a CDS encoding HYC_CC_PP family protein; the protein is MKKILAILFSIFYFGFSSGAAFSIHYCMKEFVSVSQKTDGICAKCGVKDKKGCCKTEIKVVKVDDSQKSDLLNIDFLSSISEVPVKHQFAVVDKSFSVTKYTQIQINGPPEYRPVPIYINHCNFRI
- a CDS encoding heme-binding domain-containing protein, with product MNRHIKNILLGFVLIFLLIQIIQSARNIDYGQVPSTDISKVYKLPENVQSVLTNSCYDCHSNSTHYPFYSYIQPLSYYLEKHIKKGKEELNFNEWGSYSRRKQANKLESIAHQIQQKKMPLTSYTYLHPEAKLSEKQIEEMVRWVEQMQVENER
- a CDS encoding DUF3347 domain-containing protein, coding for MKNILTVLLVGVLLYSCNKNSSSKKAAETYLKTQEEQSVEAVPLKTENDSEKDIKKSTVSSVFSIKQIVEGYLPLKNALTKDDSKTASLEAKKLYSILKKQDGSKLNSEVKDILESAAENAEHIGEKSDDIAHQREHLLSLSNDIADLIKEKGTDGLKLYQDFCPMYNNGKGGTWISESEEIINPYEGQKMINCGSIKKVF
- a CDS encoding multicopper oxidase domain-containing protein, with the translated sequence MFLVLLFSVFTFAQTTKTYYTCPMHPEVVSSKPGDCPKCGMTLVKKTVVVKPYAKPILKTETKTKPAETKINKVKVERNGDLKKASKTKETNKAEKAKVIKPSVQPEKKALSPAKTQVLTQAQTTYTCPMHPEVVSDKPGKCPKCGMDLVEKEDHSHVQAENPKEEKSILKRNSENGRITFGGKTVRYDLYVKDTIVNFTGKSRRAIAINGKLQAPTLYFTEGDTAEIYLHNMLKENTGLHWHGVILPNEHDGVPYLTTKPVTPGETHLYKFRVSQNGTYWYHSHEALQEQIGMNGILVFNKREGEPKTEYNAEIPVLLGDWSDDDPMQIARRLHMANTDWYAVKKNAVQSYWEAIKSGNFGTKALNEWKRMEAMDVSDVYYDKFLINGTPSSDYSNLKAGDKVRLRVANGGSSTYFWLNYGGGKIKVVGNDGNDVVPVEVDRLIVGVSETYDIEVTIPENKSFEFRATSEDRIGHASLWLGSGEKIEAPNLPRLMLFEGMKMMNGMMEMSGNMKPMNMTMGNQMMDMNEVMYPELSENQRKTTAKHINEMMGMKTKEDKKEDHSQHSEMEMKEEKTIKRLSYNILKSPEKTILPTDTIREMKFTLEGNMNHYLWTLDNKTVTETDKILIKKGEILRIKMYNNSMMRHPMHLHGHDFRLINSKGEYSPLKNVVDIMPMETVTIEFAANQDGDWFFHCHILYHMMAGMGRVFSYENSKPNPQLPNRKLAWKNFIQDNTMTSSMAMLDIASNKIHAETMTMFGPRWANLNEFHSNWNFDHFEGSAKVGRFLGKFQWALPYAGVRVQKNHEIMERQMTEDMGMDFHGKKTWFGQQKASKNKFAFMIGMQYVLPMLITADASVDQNGKVLLELSREDIPLSRRLRGNFSVNSDGEFSTGMRYILQKWLSVSGNYDNEMGWGAGVTLTY
- a CDS encoding DUF3347 domain-containing protein, whose amino-acid sequence is MKKYIITAALSLFSIISLSAQSKKDAQVSKLYQNYIAIKSALASDDADKTSKAATEFIKTASTIDYKMVSEGNLNVLRKDASAISEARNVAAQRETFFNLSDNMIALTKQFKLSEKPVYVQYCPMADGSWLSDEKQILNPYYGKSMLSCGSVKSEIK